In Pseudomonas alcaliphila JAB1, a single window of DNA contains:
- the cadR gene encoding Cd(II)/Pb(II)-responsive transcriptional regulator has translation MKIGELAKLADCQVETVRYYEREGLLPAPARSEGNYRLYSSEHLERLTFIRNCRTLDMTLDEIRSLLALMDRPEGNCEGVNSLVDEHIEHVQARVTSLLALQQQLVELRHRCASERGVDECGILQRLNTTGGVSALPDDGHTHVGKSHRH, from the coding sequence ATGAAGATTGGAGAGCTGGCCAAGCTTGCCGATTGCCAGGTTGAAACGGTTCGCTATTACGAGCGCGAGGGGCTGTTGCCGGCTCCGGCCCGTAGCGAGGGTAATTACCGCCTTTACAGCAGTGAGCACCTTGAGCGGCTTACGTTCATTCGCAACTGCCGAACGCTAGACATGACCCTGGACGAGATCAGAAGCCTGCTGGCGCTGATGGATCGGCCAGAGGGGAACTGTGAGGGTGTGAATAGCTTAGTGGATGAGCACATTGAGCATGTGCAAGCGCGCGTGACCAGCCTGCTGGCCCTGCAACAACAGCTGGTTGAGTTACGACACCGTTGCGCCTCTGAGCGCGGCGTAGACGAGTGTGGAATCCTTCAGCGCCTGAACACCACTGGCGGTGTCAGTGCGCTTCCGGATGATGGCCACACCCATGTTGGGAAAAGCCACCGCCACTAA